The Acetivibrio saccincola genome window below encodes:
- a CDS encoding ATP-grasp domain-containing protein, whose protein sequence is MLRRSIMTGWLVVNHFVKSKKFMEIFNMLQEAAERQQVNLIKKTNVELMCGLFDYDNISIFEKPSFILFWDKDIRLANFLEEKGFRLFNTASAIEICDDKSLSHIKLSQQGIKTPKTIVSPKIYWDVDYEKEEYIDMVIETLGFPLIVKECFGSFGRQVYLVQNKDELIELLKSLGVRPILFQEFIESSKGRDVRIHIVGGKMVTSMYRYNDNDFRANITNGGKMKEYTPADAQIELAVKVCDALGLDFAGVDILFGENDEPVFCEVNSNAHFKNIYDCTGVNVADYIIRHIIDEINGFNLDMKLYAN, encoded by the coding sequence ATGTTAAGGAGAAGCATTATGACAGGATGGCTTGTTGTAAATCATTTTGTTAAGTCAAAAAAATTTATGGAAATTTTTAATATGCTTCAGGAAGCGGCAGAAAGACAACAAGTTAATTTAATTAAAAAAACAAATGTTGAATTAATGTGTGGTTTATTTGATTACGATAACATTAGCATTTTTGAAAAACCAAGCTTTATTTTGTTTTGGGATAAGGATATAAGACTTGCAAATTTTCTTGAAGAAAAGGGATTCAGGCTATTTAACACGGCATCAGCAATTGAAATATGTGATGACAAATCACTATCACATATTAAGCTTTCCCAACAAGGTATAAAAACACCTAAAACCATTGTATCACCTAAAATTTACTGGGATGTGGATTATGAAAAAGAAGAATATATTGACATGGTAATAGAAACATTAGGATTTCCCTTAATAGTAAAGGAGTGCTTTGGCTCCTTTGGGCGGCAAGTTTATTTGGTACAAAACAAAGATGAATTAATAGAGCTTCTTAAATCTTTGGGAGTAAGACCTATTCTCTTTCAAGAATTTATTGAGTCCAGTAAGGGCAGGGATGTTAGAATACACATTGTCGGCGGGAAAATGGTGACATCAATGTACCGCTATAATGATAATGATTTCAGGGCTAATATAACAAATGGAGGAAAAATGAAAGAATATACCCCCGCTGATGCCCAGATTGAACTTGCTGTTAAAGTATGTGATGCTCTTGGTTTGGATTTTGCCGGAGTAGATATATTGTTTGGCGAAAATGATGAGCCGGTTTTTTGTGAAGTGAATTCAAATGCACATTTTAAAAATATATATGATTGCACGGGGGTTAATGTGGCAGATTACATTATAAGACATATTATAGATGAAATAAACGGGTTTAACTTAGACATGAAGCTTTATGCCAACTAA
- the yneA gene encoding cell division suppressor protein YneA, translating to MKKRYVLKNKKRFIFFMAFVITSMFIIISMVNIYGYKEECYEIIKINSGDTLWDIAERYNKKGDIREYIHRIMEINDLENSEIKAGDELVIIVE from the coding sequence ATGAAAAAAAGATACGTTTTAAAAAATAAAAAGAGATTTATTTTCTTTATGGCTTTTGTCATAACTTCAATGTTTATAATAATATCAATGGTAAATATCTATGGATATAAAGAAGAGTGTTATGAAATAATTAAAATAAACAGCGGTGATACTCTGTGGGATATTGCAGAGCGCTACAATAAAAAAGGTGATATAAGGGAATACATACATAGAATAATGGAGATAAATGATTTAGAAAACAGTGAGATTAAAGCCGGAGACGAACTTGTAATAATTGTTGAATGA